In a genomic window of Nodosilinea sp. E11:
- a CDS encoding DUF3488 and DUF4129 domain-containing transglutaminase family protein has protein sequence MVASRWIASSPLARPIPPQEIEDSLLLRVLVQVLVTLGICSVVVAAAGVTQASWWNLLAVPLSAVGAAFSWQRRRDRNVAVKFFIAIGMLMALAAFFSRLIEQPGDTRIVLAELLVQLQVLHSFDLPRRKDLGYSMMIGLILLGVAATISQTLAFAPLLLLFLAVAVPVLGLDYQSRLGLGGGAWGNVKLRPTLGRFLGLVALIVSLGLLIFLFLPRLPGYQIQNFPVSSVIDTPDDFSGESIINPAYQRNGNEAGEGFEDGEGGTIQGSGSSRASGPGVIDLTSYYGFNQRMNQNLRGIMTPQVVMRVRSQAPGFWRVLAFDTYTGQGWDISRNDDPQRVRRWRFSSQMFLPITPTLARYREVVQTYTLVSELPNLIPAMYQPRELYFPTREVAIDAEGSLRSPVLLQEGMTYSVVSRVPYRDRTQLREAGTNYPPGMRSHYLQVPDAILEPVRAKTEELLATSPTPLSDPYEKALYLAQALKQRYTIQPELPFFTADQDLVESFLFTTEGGYPDHFSTVLTVMLRSIDIPARLVAGFGEGDFNPLTGFYVVRNTDAYAITEVYFPQYGWFGFDPIPGHELIPPSLREYEAFSLVRRFWNWLAGWLPSPLVGLVEGLITLLSEGLAYLIRTFNALLTLGWVGIMVGIAAATGLGFASWLAFLGLRRGWRYQQLRRMAPTERLYQQMLTCFDQRGLGKTPTETPLEHSQRLYQQTQPQPAQAANEIAHAYVRWRYGGEPQNLTYLGEKLRIIRQNRPERQRAIQR, from the coding sequence ATGGTTGCTTCGCGCTGGATAGCCTCGTCTCCTTTGGCTAGGCCGATTCCGCCCCAGGAAATTGAAGATTCTTTGTTACTGCGGGTGCTAGTGCAGGTGCTGGTGACCCTGGGCATTTGCTCGGTGGTAGTGGCGGCGGCGGGGGTCACTCAGGCGTCTTGGTGGAATTTGCTGGCAGTGCCCTTGAGCGCTGTGGGAGCAGCCTTTAGCTGGCAACGCCGCCGCGATCGCAACGTGGCGGTTAAATTCTTTATTGCCATTGGCATGCTGATGGCCTTGGCAGCTTTTTTCTCCCGGTTGATTGAGCAGCCGGGCGATACCCGAATTGTGCTGGCGGAGCTGCTGGTGCAATTGCAGGTGCTACACAGCTTTGACTTACCCCGGCGCAAAGACCTAGGCTACTCGATGATGATTGGCCTAATTTTGCTAGGGGTGGCCGCCACCATTAGCCAGACCTTGGCCTTTGCCCCGCTACTCCTGCTGTTTTTGGCGGTAGCGGTGCCAGTGCTGGGGCTAGATTATCAGTCGCGCCTGGGCTTGGGTGGTGGAGCCTGGGGCAACGTCAAACTGCGACCGACCCTGGGACGATTTCTTGGTCTAGTGGCACTAATCGTGAGTCTGGGCCTGCTGATCTTTTTATTTTTGCCGCGACTGCCGGGATACCAGATTCAGAATTTTCCGGTGAGCTCGGTGATCGACACCCCCGACGACTTTTCGGGCGAAAGCATTATTAACCCGGCCTACCAGCGCAACGGTAACGAAGCTGGCGAGGGGTTTGAGGACGGCGAGGGCGGCACCATTCAGGGCAGCGGCAGCAGCCGAGCCAGCGGTCCCGGTGTGATCGATCTGACGTCTTACTACGGCTTTAACCAGCGCATGAATCAAAATCTGCGGGGCATTATGACCCCCCAGGTGGTGATGCGGGTCAGGTCGCAGGCTCCGGGCTTTTGGCGAGTGCTCGCCTTTGACACATACACCGGTCAGGGGTGGGATATCTCGCGCAATGACGACCCCCAGCGGGTGCGGCGCTGGCGATTTTCCAGCCAGATGTTCTTGCCCATTACCCCCACCTTGGCCCGCTACCGAGAGGTGGTGCAAACCTACACCCTAGTCAGCGAACTGCCCAACCTGATTCCGGCCATGTATCAGCCTAGGGAACTGTACTTTCCTACCCGGGAGGTAGCGATCGATGCCGAGGGCAGTCTGAGGTCGCCAGTTCTCCTGCAAGAGGGTATGACCTATTCAGTCGTGTCGCGGGTGCCCTACCGCGATCGCACCCAGCTGCGCGAGGCCGGTACCAACTATCCGCCCGGCATGCGATCGCACTACCTGCAAGTACCTGACGCTATTCTCGAGCCGGTGCGGGCCAAAACCGAGGAATTGCTGGCCACCTCTCCCACCCCCCTAAGCGATCCCTACGAAAAAGCGCTCTACCTGGCTCAGGCCCTCAAGCAGCGCTACACCATCCAGCCTGAGCTGCCCTTTTTCACCGCTGACCAAGACCTAGTCGAGAGTTTTCTATTTACAACCGAAGGGGGTTACCCCGACCACTTCTCCACCGTGCTGACCGTCATGCTGCGCTCCATCGACATTCCAGCGCGGCTGGTGGCCGGGTTTGGCGAAGGCGACTTCAACCCCTTAACGGGGTTTTACGTAGTGCGCAACACCGATGCCTACGCCATCACCGAGGTTTACTTTCCCCAATACGGCTGGTTTGGCTTTGACCCCATTCCGGGGCACGAACTAATTCCTCCCAGCCTGAGAGAGTACGAAGCCTTTAGCCTAGTGCGGCGGTTTTGGAACTGGCTAGCCGGTTGGTTACCCTCCCCATTAGTGGGCCTTGTCGAAGGCTTGATCACCCTACTCAGTGAGGGATTAGCTTACTTAATCCGCACCTTTAACGCCCTGCTGACCCTAGGCTGGGTTGGCATTATGGTAGGCATTGCCGCCGCCACTGGCCTGGGCTTTGCTAGCTGGCTGGCCTTTTTGGGCCTGCGGCGCGGCTGGCGCTACCAACAACTGCGCCGCATGGCTCCCACCGAACGCCTATATCAACAAATGCTGACCTGTTTTGACCAGCGGGGGCTAGGCAAAACCCCCACCGAAACCCCCCTCGAACACAGCCAACGCCTGTACCAGCAAACCCAACCCCAGCCGGCCCAGGCCGCCAACGAAATTGCCCATGCCTACGTACGCTGGCGCTACGGCGGCGAGCCTCAAAACTTAACGTACCTGGGCGAGAAATTGCGGATCATTCGGCAAAATCGCCCCGAACGTCAGCGGGCAATCCAGCGCTAA
- the hetZ gene encoding heterocyst differentiation protein HetZ: protein MDSLSQLFYQELKTGTAAPETGCRQLAQRLATEVQRICSESDRIQASGDVESWAKSLGKHRLEQCFKYYNLGSRQGRVELHSTLSAIVYRYITPPQVQTSYQARLALIEDFLQIFYVEALNAFRRENQLADRYQPRTLLELAEFMAFSERYGKRRIPLPGRRSQQLIILRAQTFSKQQPPELAIDIEQATDYGGDGDDVRPAASHQRVREEMIAQTDDLPENSLRGRVVEELLAYLKERNQDECADYFTLRLLDLPTQEIESLLNLTPRQRDYLQQRFKYHLLRFALSHHWELVHEWLEAGLETNLGLTLQQWQQLQDTISVKQTKLLTLKQQGVSDGEAAKILAMTPTQFQKQWTKLLEQAWEIRNV, encoded by the coding sequence GTGGATTCGCTTAGCCAGCTTTTCTACCAAGAATTAAAAACCGGCACTGCGGCCCCCGAAACAGGATGTCGGCAGCTTGCCCAGCGTTTGGCCACAGAGGTACAGCGCATCTGTAGCGAGAGCGATCGCATTCAGGCATCGGGCGATGTCGAATCCTGGGCCAAGTCTTTAGGCAAGCATCGTCTAGAGCAGTGTTTTAAGTACTACAACTTAGGATCACGTCAGGGGCGCGTTGAACTGCACAGCACCCTCAGCGCCATTGTCTATCGCTACATCACACCGCCCCAGGTGCAAACCAGCTATCAGGCGCGGTTAGCCCTGATCGAAGACTTCTTACAGATTTTCTACGTCGAAGCGCTCAATGCCTTTCGACGAGAGAATCAGCTAGCCGATCGCTACCAGCCCCGCACCCTGCTAGAACTCGCCGAGTTCATGGCCTTTTCAGAGCGCTACGGCAAGCGCCGCATTCCCCTACCGGGTCGTCGCAGCCAGCAGCTAATCATTCTGCGGGCCCAGACATTCTCTAAGCAGCAGCCCCCAGAGCTCGCGATTGATATTGAGCAAGCCACTGATTACGGCGGTGACGGCGATGATGTGCGCCCGGCGGCCTCCCACCAGCGGGTGCGCGAAGAGATGATCGCCCAGACCGATGATCTACCCGAAAATTCTCTACGGGGCCGGGTGGTCGAAGAGCTGCTGGCGTACCTCAAAGAGCGCAACCAGGACGAATGTGCCGACTATTTCACCCTGCGACTGCTCGACCTACCCACTCAAGAGATAGAGTCGCTGCTCAACCTCACCCCTCGCCAGCGCGACTATCTACAGCAACGGTTTAAGTATCATTTGTTGCGCTTTGCCCTGTCACACCATTGGGAACTGGTGCATGAGTGGCTGGAGGCGGGTCTAGAGACCAACTTAGGCCTGACCCTTCAGCAGTGGCAGCAGTTGCAAGATACGATCAGCGTCAAGCAAACTAAGTTACTAACCCTTAAACAGCAGGGCGTATCCGATGGCGAAGCAGCTAAGATCTTGGCCATGACCCCTACCCAGTTTCAAAAACAGTGGACTAAGCTGCTGGAGCAGGCTTGGGAAATTCGTAACGTTTAA
- a CDS encoding aspartate aminotransferase family protein, which produces MSLKTLVQNSLKSLSVTSNGSVAFSPTQFDADVMTTYGRFPIALTKGRGCFVWDNEGRRYLDFVAGIATCTLGHAHPAMVEAVTRQIQTLHHVSNLYYVPEQGALAHWLVEHSCADKVFFCNSGAEANEGAIKLARKYAHTQRGIANPLIITAQASFHGRTLATVTATGQPKYQKNFDPLMPGFAYVPYNDIAALEALVDELDAETPQVAAIMLEALQGEGGVCPGDVAYFQRLRQLCDQKGILLILDEVQVGMGRTGTLWGFENLGIEPDIFTSAKGLGGGIPIGALLCKAACAVFEPGDHASTFGGNPFACRVGLTVCETLEAENLLSNVKQRGEQLRVGLQRLVQQYPTLLAQVRGWGLINGLVLQPETAIKSVDIVKAAMGEGLLLVPAGPQVVRFVPPLNVSADEVQQALNGVEKALAVVSQA; this is translated from the coding sequence GTGAGCCTAAAAACCCTCGTCCAAAACTCCCTTAAGTCGCTGAGCGTGACCTCAAACGGCAGCGTGGCCTTCTCCCCCACCCAGTTTGATGCCGATGTCATGACCACCTACGGGCGCTTTCCCATTGCGCTCACTAAGGGCCGAGGCTGTTTTGTGTGGGATAACGAGGGCCGTCGCTACCTCGATTTTGTCGCAGGCATTGCCACCTGCACCCTGGGCCACGCCCACCCAGCCATGGTCGAAGCCGTAACCCGGCAAATTCAGACCCTGCACCACGTCTCAAACCTCTACTACGTGCCCGAACAGGGAGCGCTAGCCCACTGGCTAGTCGAGCATTCTTGCGCCGATAAAGTCTTTTTCTGCAACTCGGGGGCCGAGGCCAACGAAGGGGCGATTAAACTAGCCCGCAAGTATGCCCACACCCAACGAGGCATTGCCAACCCGTTGATTATCACCGCCCAGGCTAGCTTCCATGGCCGCACCCTGGCCACCGTCACCGCCACAGGGCAACCCAAATACCAAAAAAACTTTGACCCGCTGATGCCGGGCTTCGCCTACGTACCCTACAACGATATTGCCGCTCTAGAGGCGCTAGTGGATGAGCTTGACGCCGAAACCCCCCAGGTGGCAGCGATCATGCTTGAAGCCTTACAAGGGGAGGGGGGCGTCTGCCCCGGCGATGTGGCCTATTTCCAACGACTGCGTCAGTTGTGCGATCAGAAAGGCATTCTGCTGATCCTTGACGAGGTGCAGGTGGGTATGGGCCGCACCGGTACCCTGTGGGGCTTTGAGAATCTGGGCATTGAACCCGATATCTTCACCTCTGCCAAAGGATTGGGGGGCGGCATTCCGATTGGGGCGCTGCTGTGCAAAGCAGCCTGCGCGGTGTTTGAACCGGGCGACCACGCCAGCACCTTTGGCGGCAACCCCTTTGCCTGCCGGGTCGGGCTGACGGTATGCGAAACCCTAGAGGCTGAAAATCTACTGAGCAACGTCAAACAGCGCGGAGAGCAGCTAAGAGTTGGCCTACAACGGTTGGTGCAGCAGTATCCAACCCTGCTGGCCCAGGTGCGGGGCTGGGGGCTGATCAATGGCCTCGTGCTTCAGCCGGAGACGGCGATTAAGTCGGTGGATATTGTCAAAGCAGCCATGGGCGAGGGGCTGCTGCTGGTGCCCGCCGGACCACAGGTGGTGCGGTTTGTACCGCCGCTCAATGTCAGCGCCGATGAAGTACAGCAAGCCTTGAACGGTGTGGAGAAGGCGTTAGCAGTCGTGAGCCAAGCTTAG